In the Besnoitia besnoiti strain Bb-Ger1 chromosome XII, whole genome shotgun sequence genome, one interval contains:
- a CDS encoding hypothetical protein (encoded by transcript BESB_022480) — protein sequence MVSNTYNIAEDQQWVAPKSYASACGAQIVPAPTVAPAAAGIPTVQEGSLAGSEKQAEDIPHVDVELVPGRR from the exons ATGGTCTCGAACACATATAATATCGCTGAGGACCAGCAGTGGGTTGCCCCCAAAA GTTATGCGTCCGCTTGCGGCGCGCAAATCGTCCCGGCGCCGACGGTCGCaccggccgccgcaggaaTACCCACTGTCCAAGAAGGCTCACTTGCTGGATCCGAGAAACAGGCAGAGGACATTCCCCACGTAGATGTTGAACTGGTGCCTGGCCGGAGGTGA
- a CDS encoding putative enkurin (encoded by transcript BESB_022490), with the protein MGISSACDRVTANAIDNILSRPRKTSQDALDWTCKPDYGRVPQYLQDVKKTLDLEYAYLESLRNSTKTAGAGPPGTTQVRVMPDHEKCALLAALKRRWDALNLEYQSTTHIMNLDTIGKARRKENFEEQLAAIEKFIIKASKKTVVVTNV; encoded by the exons ATGGGAATAAGCTCCGCCTGTGATCGGGTGACGGCTAACGCTATCGATAACATCCTATCCAGACCGCGGAAAACGTCTCAGGATGCACTGGACTGGACGTGCAAGCCGGACTATGGACGGGTCCCCCAATATCTCCAAGACGTCAAAAAGACATTGGACTTGGAATATGCGTACCTGGAGTCGCTGCGGAACTCTACAAAGACAGCAGGC GCCGGTCCCCCCGGAACAACGCAAGTGCGAGTGATGCCTGATCATGAGAAATGcgccctgctcgccgcgctaAAGCGAAGATGGGATGCGCTTAACTTGGAGTACCAGAGTACAACGCACATTATGAACCTCGACACTATTGGAAAGGCAAGACGGAAAGAGAACTTTGAGGAGCAGCTTGCCGCCATTGAAAAGTTCATCATCAAAGCCAGCAAAAAAACTGTGGTGGTCACCAATGTATGA
- a CDS encoding hypothetical protein (encoded by transcript BESB_022500): protein MMKWYWPSKYMFQDVQMAQYFQMQAMRFAQRPAHASMTKLSSAMEECWRKRDAVRSLFQSIDERVFRENPTLQDLYGLYRTLCAENPLRFPVDPAMWRNPEFTWRHPDVQTGIGLSLSGDVRVRHPHGDKSPVASDCAKHLSDARQMSPSSADNEVSRLLFSQTEQSHYIRSICAAAPAVHGRKGSWLRDRLHSVSEGEADHEISGNERKSLRLDVPAAASGLPRDRMQQCLLALSSLPEAGLSSSDSERMQQPPVLRVDVGLGDPEPVQDAAAFKKKQERSLRALETALDHDDKLARYHGAHHRFFDPFFRRKRLSFLDRFARERIKGEKARQLGAKLYVKHPDQKSVWPDNKGLLTRKWPSPFH, encoded by the exons ATGATGAAGTGGTACTGGCCGTCCAAGTATATGTTCCAGGACGTACAGATGGCTCAGTATTTTCAGATGCAA GCAATGCGATTCGCTCAGCGTCCCGCGCACGCCTCAATGACAAAGCTTTCTTCCGCAATGGAGGAGTGCTGGCGTAAACGAGATGCGGTGCGGTCGCTTTTTCAAAGTATAGATGAACGGGTGTTCCGCGAAAACCCAACACTGCAAGACCTTTACGG GCTTTATCGAACGCTCTGCGCAGAAAACCCCCTTCGATTCCCTGTCGACCCTGCAATGTGGAGAAATCCTGAATTCACATGGCGACACCCTGATGTCCAGACTG GGATCGGTTTGAGCCTATCAGGCGACGTGCGAGTTCGCCATCCTCATGGAGACAAGTCTCCGGTTGCAAGCGACTGTGCGAAACACCTGTCGGACGCAAG gcagATGTCCCCCTCAAGTGCCGACAACGAGGTGTCCCGTCTCCTCTTTTCACAGACGGAGCAGTCGCACTACATCCGCAGTAtttgcgcagctgcgcccgcagTACATG GTCGAAAAGGCAGCTGGCTACGTGACCGGCTTCACAGCGTCAGTGAAGGCGAAGCCGATCATGAAATCTCAGGCAACGAGCGAAAGTCACTACGCCTCGATGTTCCAGCAGCCGCTTCAGGTTTGCCTCGAGACCGGATGCAGCAGTGTTTGTTGGCCCTGTCGTCTTTACCAGAGGCTGGTCTCAGCAGTAGCGACTCTGAGAGAATGCAACAGCCGCCGGTACTTCGCGTTGACGTAGGCCTAGGAGATCCCGAGCCGGTGCAGGATGCTGCTGCTTTCAAGAAAAAGCAGGAGCGAAGTTTACGCGCGTTAGAAACAGCACTCGACCACGACGACAAGTTGGCGCGATACCATGGCGCACACCATAGGTTTTTCGACCCTTTCTTCAGGAGAAAGCGGCTGTCATTTTTAGACCGGTTCGCGCGCGAACGCATtaaaggcgagaaggcgaggcagctcGGCGCTAAGCTGTATGTGAAGCATCCTGACCAGAAGTCTGTGTGGCCCGACAACAAAGGCCTGCTTACGAGGAAGTGGCCATCGCCTTTCCATTAA
- a CDS encoding putative cell-cycle-associated protein kinase MAPK (encoded by transcript BESB_022510) produces the protein MNTGQHCQASGAMMAPGGCPAYASCGPEGHARYQQQAGRAYMQQYEAQHQAAVRGYAPQQVQYRSAHPADVAAANAAQQQALQQHHVGGQPQVSHDGAAAQHNNGSQHAVSAPQQESQQQRKQHHSAKPTASMPRPHSDWQIPDRYEIRHLIGTGSYGHVCEAYDKVEKRVVAIKKILRVFEDLIDCKRILREISILNRLNHDHVVKVLDIVIPKDVEKFDELYVVLEIADSDFKKLFRTPVYLTELHIKTLLYNLLVGVKYVHSAGILHRDLKPANCLVNQDCSVKVCDFGLARTVDYPESNSQLPISPREDDMNLVAVPYTKNLKRQLTGHVVTRWYRAPELILLQENYSEAIDVWSIGCIFAELLNMIKENVAYHADRGPLFPGSSCFPLSPDQKAGNDFKFHTRGNRDQLNVIFNILGTPSEEDIEALEKEDAKRYIRIFPKREGTDLAERFPASSADALDLLKRMLVFNPNKRITISECLSHPFFKEVRIAEVETNAVEKVRLPFNDWMNMDEPQLRYAFVKEIQRYHPEIQLPRRSPNRASS, from the exons ATGAATACTGGGCAACATTGTCAGGCTAGCGGCGCAATGATGGCACCCGGAGGCTGTCCGGCGTACGCCTCATGCGGACCTGAAGGACACGCTCGCTACCAACAGCAGGCAGGGCGGGCCTACATGCAGCAGTACGAGGCGCAGCACCAGGCAGCGGTTCGAGGATATGCACCACAGCAGGTACAATACAGAAGTGCACATCCTGCGGACGTtgccgccgcgaacgccgcccagcagcaagcactgcagcagcaccaTGTTGGCGGTCAGCCGCAAGTATCCCACGAtggggcggcagcgcaacACAACAACGGCAGCCAACATGCTGTTTCGGCGCCCCAGCAGGAGAGCCAGCAACAGCGGAAGCAGCACCACTCGGCAAAACCTACTGCGAGCATGCCTCGACCCCACTCAGACTGGCAGATTCCAGACCGCTATGAAATCCGCCACCTCATCGGAACCGGATCTTACG GTCACGTTTGTGAAGCCTACGACAAAGTAGAGAAAAGAGTCGTAGCCATCAAAAAAATATTGCGCGTGTTCGAGGATCTCATCGACTGCAAGCGGATCCTGAGAGAGATCTCGATCCTGAACAGGCTCAACCACGACCATGTCGTGAAGGTTTTGGATATCGTCATTCCGAAAGACGTGGAGAAGTTTGAT GAACTCTACGTTGTTCTCGAAATTGCAGACTCGGACTTTAAGAAGCTTTTCCGCACCCCCGTGTACCTTACTGAGTTGCACATCAAAACTCTTCTTTACAATCTCCTTGTTGGCGTAAAATATGTTCACTCCGCGGGAATTTTGCATCGTGATTTG AAACCCGCCAACTGCCTGGTCAATCAAGACTGTAGCGTCAAGGTGTGTGACTTCGGCCTGGCTAGAACTGTCGATTATCCCGAGAGCAACTCTCAGCTGCCCATTTCTccgcgagaagacgacaTGAACCTTGTCGCCGTTCCGTACACGAAGAACCTCAAGAGGCAGCTTACTGGACACGTCGTGACAAG GTGGTACCGGGCACCGGAGCTCATCTTGCTGCAGGAGAACTACAGCGAGGCCATTGATGTGTGGTCTATTGGATGTATCTTTGCTGAGCTTCTCAATATGATT AAAGAAAATGTAGCTTACCACGCGGACCGAGGCCCGCTCTTCCCAGGGTCGTCGTGTTTCCCCCTGTCTCCGGACCAGAAGGCCGGCAATGACTTCAA ATTTCACACGCGGGGCAACCGCGACCAGCTGAACGTTATCTTCAACATCCTGGGAACTCCAAGCGAGGAAGACATCGAGGCGTTGGAGAAAGAGGATGCCAAACGATATATTCGGATATTCCCAAAGAGGGAGGGCACAGACTTAGCTGAGAGGTTCCCCGCTTCTTCTG CGGATGCCTTGGATCTTCTGAAGAGAATGCTGGTGTTCAATCCAAATAAGCGTATCACAATCAGCGAATGTCTTTCGCATCCATTTTTCAAGGAAGTCCGCATCGCCGAAGTCGAG ACCAATGCGGTAGAAAAAGTTCGCTTGCCTTTCAACGACTGGATGAACATGGACGAGCCTCAGCTACG ATACGCATTCGTGAAAGAGATACAACGGTATCATCCGGAGATCCAGTTGCCTCGGCGGTCGCCAAATCGAGCAAGCTCTTAA
- a CDS encoding MORN repeat-containing protein (encoded by transcript BESB_022520), with the protein MGCTGSKATSAKKPASPDEVKNEVDQRQASQAQLAASATKTGLGATADGAAADAGNGGKNATSRTTSGAAERAASGVRGSPDSSTKSGHIDINENPLEGIQLEPPEDCEPVMMKNGVVYRGEWRNGKQHGRGQQKQADGVVYIGQFCDGRIEGFGCLERPDGSKYEGEFLQGKAHTKTRNGKYTFADGSIYVGQWVGDKRHGIGREVTQDGSLYEGEYKNGCKHGHGRMQSPSGDVYEGEFSKGDMNGQGKYCWPDGRIYEGQWSMSRMHGHGVFWFVDGRKYEGQFKDSKMEGEGKLTWPDGSSYQGGFKAGLPNGRGTHQAAADTKPRLALWNQGVRVKWLDDEEAKPEGTSQPEGEGKAEGPAPDSEK; encoded by the exons ATGGGCTGTACGGGCAGCAAAGCAACGTCGGCGAAAAAGCCGGCATCGCCAGATGAGGTGAAAAATGAGGTTGACCAGCGACAAGCATCGCAGGCCCAGTTAGCAGCATCCGCTACGAAGACTGGTCTGGGTGCGACGGCAGAtggagcggcggcagacgcggggAACGGCGGTAAGAACGCTACGTCACGGACAACctcaggcgcggcggagcgcgcAGCATCGGGTGTACGAGGGTCGCCAGATAGCTCTACCAAGAGCGGTCATATTGACATAAATGAAAATCCATTGGAGGGGATTCAACTGGAACCACCAGAGGATTGTGAACCGGTTATGATGAAGAACGGCGTAGTCTACAGGGGCGAATGGCGGAACGGAAAACAACATGGTAGAGGCCAGCAGAAGCAGGCAGACGGTGTTGTCTATATCGGTCAATTTTGCGACGGCCGAATTGAAGGTTTTGGCTGTCTTGAACGGCCAGACGGCAGCAAGTACGAAGGAGAGTTCCTGCAAGGCAAGGCGCATACCAAGACTCGAAACGGCAAATACACTTTTGCCGATGGCAGCAT CTACGTTGGGCAGTGGGTTGGCGATAAGCGACATGGGATTGGACGAGAAGTTACTCAAGATGGTAGTCTGTATGAAGGCGAGTACAAGAACGGTTGCAAGCACGGACATGGTCGTATGCAGTCGCCGTCTGGCGACGTATACGAAGGGGAGTTTAGCAAGGGAGATATGAACG GACAAGGCAAATACTGCTGGCCCGATGGTCGTATCTACGAAGGGCAGTGGTCTATGAGCCGCATGCACGGACACGGAGTGTTCTGGTTTGTCGATGGCCGCAA ATATGAGGGACAATTCAAGGACAGCAAAATggagggagagggaaaaCTGACATGGCCGGATGGAAGCTCTTACCAAGGAGGCTTCAAGGCGGGTCTGCCGAATGGACGAGGAACCCACCAGGCAGCTGCTGATACGAAGCCCAGACTAG CACTGTGGAATCAAGGTGTGAGGGTAAAATGGCTCGATGATGAGGAAGCGAAGCCAGAGGGAACATCGCAACCAGAGGGCGAAGGAAAGGCTGAAGGACCGGCGCCGGATTCCGAAAAATAG
- a CDS encoding ribosomal protein RPS17 (encoded by transcript BESB_022530), whose protein sequence is MGRVRTRTVKRAARQIVEKYYAKLTLDFQINKKISEEVAVIPSKRMRNRVAGFVTHLMKRIQKGPVRGISLKLQEEERERRMDFVPERSEVDVATISIDQDASDMLRALDINLPNVVVPNAGRPSNNQGRRA, encoded by the exons ATG GGGCGCGTGCGTACAAGGACCGTCAAGCGTGCCGCTCGACAGATTGTCGAGAAGTACTACGCCAA GCTGACTCTGGACTTCCAGATCAACAAGAAAATCTCTGAAGAGGTCGCCGTTATCCCCTCGAAGCGCATGAGGAACCGTGTTGCTGGATTCGTTACC CATTTGATGAAGAGAATCCAGAAGGGGCCGGTGCGTGGCATTTCCCTCAAGCTGCAAGAAGAGGAGCGTGAACGCCGCATGGATTTCGTCCCGGAGCGATCTGAGGTTGATGTTGCGACAATCAGTATCGACCAGGATGCTTCCGACATGCTGCGCGCACTGGATATCAACCTGCCCAACGTCGTTGTCCCGAACGCTGGCCGGCCGTCGAACAACCAGGGCCGAAGAGCCTAA